The genomic window GCCGCACACGCCTATCTCCAGCGTGCGCACCCGCACCCCGGTGGCGGAGCTCAGCCGGGGCTCCGGCACGTCGATGACGCGCACCTCGCGGGACTTCGGAAAAACGGCGACAGCCTTCATGCGGTGCACCCTCCAGGAGAAACGGCGCTCTCTCCCAGGCTGCGTCCGCGGCGGAAAGGAGGTAAGCCTGGGGCCATCAATGCCCTACCCCCCTGCCGGGCGCAGGACCGCTGGAGGCCGGGGGCCCGAGGGTGAACAGTCGGGCGGCCGGAGGTGCTGGAAGGTCAACGTTGCCGGCCCCCATGGATTCCAGGTGCCATGGCGGTGGGGGGGGTTTATGACAGGGGCCGTGACCGCCCCTTCCTCTCAGGGAATTCCCTCGGACGACGCCCCTGCCTACCGCTCCCGGTCGCTGCGCATCAGCACCGTGGGCTTCCTGCTGCTCGCCGCGCCCTTCCTCGTCTTCGGGGGAATGATGTTCCTGCTCAAGACGCGCGTGGAGCTGCACTGCGAGCCGGGCGGATGCCAGCTCTTCCACATCAGCTGGGTGACCTCCCAGCGCGTGGAGCTCTTCCCGCTGGGGGAGCTTCAGGGGGCCCTGGTCGACCGCAACCGCAGCAGCCGGGCGGGCGCGGAGCCCCTCTACCGGCCGGTGCTGGAGACCACCCGGGGCAAGTTTCCGCTCAGCTACCGCTGGCTGAACGACGAGGCCGAGGCGGCGCGCACGGTGAGCATTGTCCAGCGCTACCTGGCCAACCCCATGGCCACGAATGGCCGGACCCTGGTGCTCTTCCACGACCACCGGCGCACCCCGCTGTTCGTGGGCAGCGCCTTCAGCGCGGTGGGGCTCGCGCTGGTGGGGCTCAGCCTGTGGATGGCGCTCAAGCTGCGGAAGGCGTCCGCCAGTCCCAGAGGATGACGGCCCACTCCTCCAGCGCATCCCGGTAGGTGTGCACCGTCTGGAAGCCCACGCGCTCGTGCGCGCGCAGGGAGCGGCGGTTGCGGGTGGCCACCTCCGTGACGAGCAGGTCGAAGCGCGGCCGGTAGAGCTCCCGGTGGTGGTGGTAGAGCCGGTCGAACAGGCCCTGGCCCCGGTGGGCCTTGCCCACGCAGATCTGCCCCATCACATAGAAGCGCTCCTGCGTGAGCGGCCGGCCCTGGTACTCCAGCGTCTCGAGGAGCTGGAACATGGGCACCAGCTCCGGACACAGGGCCCGGCACTCCCGGAGCATCGTGAGCGCATACGCCACGGGCGTCTGCCCCTGGCGCACGACGATGCTGGGCGCCAGCGCGTGCATCTGCTGGAGCGTGTCCAGGCTGTGCCGCACCGTCACGAACCCCTGGGAGTCCTCCTCCTGCTGAGGGATGTCACCCCTCAGGTTCTCCCGTTGCAGCGCCAGGATGTGTTCGAGGTCAGCGGTGTCCCGCGCCATATCCGCCCGGTAAAGCGAGCTCATATCTTGGAAGAGTCATCCTCGGAGGAGGACTGTTTCGCCTGCGGCGTCCACCCGATGAAGAGGTTGGTGTCGTCGATGAAATCCGGATCGGGATTTTGCAGGCGCAGCAGCCGCTGCTTCTCGTACTTCAGCCGGCGCTCCTGCTGCTCGTTCCAATCCTCCATGGAGTAGGTGGGGTAGGCCTGCGTCTTCATCAGGATGTTCTCTTCCACGAGCACGCCGGTTCCAAACGCCAGCGAG from Stigmatella erecta includes these protein-coding regions:
- a CDS encoding GNAT family N-acetyltransferase, with translation MSSLYRADMARDTADLEHILALQRENLRGDIPQQEEDSQGFVTVRHSLDTLQQMHALAPSIVVRQGQTPVAYALTMLRECRALCPELVPMFQLLETLEYQGRPLTQERFYVMGQICVGKAHRGQGLFDRLYHHHRELYRPRFDLLVTEVATRNRRSLRAHERVGFQTVHTYRDALEEWAVILWDWRTPSAA